The Panicum virgatum strain AP13 chromosome 5K, P.virgatum_v5, whole genome shotgun sequence genome has a window encoding:
- the LOC120707237 gene encoding protein arginine methyltransferase NDUFAF7, mitochondrial-like, producing MLRGPAAALLRRLAPHVSCGATHRRVPPPITSSLLARFSSAPTTSPSSPPSSSSAAGRDEAADEEESPEISNGDAGARLSIAVDRSGLYNPPEHSHEPSSDSELVKHLKSIIKFRSGPISVAEYMEEVLTNPQSGFYINRDVFGEGGDFITSPEVSQMFGEMIGVWAMCLWEQMGRPEKVNMIELGPGRGTLLADLLRGSAKFVNFTKALNINLVECSPTLQKIQYNTLKCEDEPVDDGKITVSKLCGAPVCWHASLEQVPSGSPTIIIAHEFYDALPIHQFQKASRGWSEKMVDLAEDSSFRFVLSPHPTASLLYLSKRCGWASSEELEKVEHIEVCPKAMELTEQIADRISSDGGGALIIDYGKDGIVSDSLQAIRKHKFVHILDDPGSADLSAYIDFASIRHSALEASDDISVHGPMTQSQFLGSLGINFRVEALLQNCTEEQAESLRTGYWRLVGDGEAPFWEGPEDQTPIGMGTRYLAMAIVNKKQGTPVPFE from the exons ATGCTTcggggccccgccgccgccctcctccgccgcctcgcccctCACGTCTCCTGCGGTGCCACTCACCGGCGCGTCCCTCCTCCAATCACCTCCTCCCTCCTGGCCCGCTTCTCGTCTGCCCCGACCACCTCCCCGTCCTCGCCGCCTTCGTCGTCCTCAGCCGCCGGCCGCGACGAGGCGGCGGATGAAGAAGAATCGCCCGAGATCTCCAATGGTGATGCCGGTGCCCGGCTCAGCATCGCCGTCGACCGCTCCGGCCTCTACAACCCACCAG AGCACTCGCACGAGCCGTCGTCGGACTCCGAACTCGTCAAGCACCTCAAGAGCATCATAAAG TTTCGAAGTGGTCCGATCAGCGTAGCTGAATACATGGAGGAGGTGCTGACGAACCCGCAATCTGGATTCTATATCAACCGGGATGTGTTTGGGGAGGGGGGAGACTTCATTACCTCGCCAGAGGTCAGCCAAATGTTTGGAGAG ATGATTGGCGTATGGGCAATGTGCCTCTGGGAGCAAATGGGACGGCCGGAGAAGGTGAATATGATTGAGCTTGGCCCAGGACGGGGAACCCTCTTGGCTGATTTACTTCGT GGTTCAGCAAAGTTTGTTAATTTCACCAAGGCACTCAACATTAACTTGGTTGAGTGCAGCCCtacattgcaaaaaattcagtATAATACTTTGAAATGTGAAGATGAACCTGTTGATGATGGCAAAATAACAGTTAGCAAGCTTTGTGGAGCCCCTGTTTGTTGGCATGCCTCCCTCGAACAGGTTCCTTCAGGAT CGCCAACTATAATTATTGCACATGAATTCTATGATGCCTTACCAATCCATCAATTTCAG aAAGCATCACGTGGCTGGTCCGAAAAGATGGTGGATCTTGCAGAAGACTCTTC GTTTCGCTTTGTTCTGTCTCCCCATCCTACAGCTTCTTTACTTTACCTCTCCAAGCGTTGTGGATGGGCTAGCTCTGAGGAGCTTGAGAAGGTTGAGCATATTGAAGTCTGCCCCAAGGCAATGGAGCTTACTGAACAAATTGCAGATAGAATTAGTTCAGATGGCGGAGGTGCTCTCATTATTGACTATGGCAAAGATGGAATAGTATCTGATAGTCTCCAG GCAATCCGTAAACACAAGTTTGTCCACATTTTAGATGACCCTGGCTCTGCTGATCTGAGTGCCTATATCGACTTTGCTTCAATCAGGCACTCTGCTCTGGAAGCTTCAG ATGATATCTCAGTCCATGGGCCAATGACTCAATCCCAGTTCTTGGGTTCTCTTGGTATCAACTTCAGAGTAGAAGCTCTCCTGCAAAATTGCACTGAGGAGCAGGCAGAATCATTGAGAACGGGCTACTGGCGGCTAGTTGGGGATGGGGAAGCCCCATTCTGGGAAGGCCCTGAGGACCAGACGCCTATTGGAATGGGCACTAGGTACTTGGCCATGGCCATTGTCAACAAGAAGCAGGGCACGCCCGTTCCATTTGAGTGA
- the LOC120707238 gene encoding cytokinin riboside 5'-monophosphate phosphoribohydrolase LOG, protein MAMDAAVAEKSGGGAGAATAAAAQAGNGGERRSRFQRICVYCGSAKGRKPSYQDAAVELGKELVERGIDLVYGGGSIGLMGLVSHAVHDGGRHVIGVIPRSLMPREVTGEPVGEVRAVSGMHERKAEMARFADAFIALPGGYGTLEELLEVITWAQLGIHKKPVGLLNVDGFYDPLLSFIDMAVNEGFIKEDARRIIISAPTAKELVLKLEEYVPEYEVGLVWEDQMPAAAHGFAPELEPGIASS, encoded by the exons atggcaatGGACGCGGCTGTGGCCgagaagagcggcggcggcgccggagccgccacggccgcggccgcgcaggcGGGGAACGGCGGCGAGAGGCGGTCCCGGTTCCAGCGAATCTGCGTGTACTGCGGCAGCGCCAAGGGCCGGAAGCCCAGCTACCaggacgccgccgtcgagctcggCAAGGAGCTG GTGGAGAGGGGCATAGACCTGGTCTACGGGGGCGGATCCATCGGCCTCATGGGGCTGGTCTCTCATGCAGTTCATGATGGGGGGCGCCATGTGATTGG GGTCATCCCAAGATCCTTGATGCCCAGAGAG GTAACTGGTGAACCTGTTGGGGAAGTAAGGGCGGTCTCCGGTATGCACGAGAGGAAAGCTGAGATGGCTCGATTTGCTGATGCTTTCATAGCATTACCTG GTGGCTACGGCACTCTGGAGGAGTTGCTTGAGGTCATCACCTGGGCACAACTAGGAATCCATAAGAAGCCG GTCGGACTTCTGAACGTGGACGGGTTCTACGACCCGCTGCTATCCTTCATCGACATGGCCGTGAACGAAGGGTTTATAAAGGAGGACGCGCGGCGCATCATCATCTCGGCTCCTACCGCGAAGGAGCTTGTTCTCAAGCTTGAG GAGTATGTTCCCGAGTACGAGGTCGGTTTGGTGTGGGAGGATCaaatgccggcggcggcgcacggcttcGCCCCGGAGCTGGAGCCCGGGATCGCCTCCTCCTGA